One Oncorhynchus masou masou isolate Uvic2021 chromosome 2, UVic_Omas_1.1, whole genome shotgun sequence genomic region harbors:
- the pepd gene encoding xaa-Pro dipeptidase has product MTPPVLSNMAARQEPVYWLGKDTLRVSAALFAENRRRLCQGMKATDGVAPKSVVVLQGGEQKQRYCTDTDMLFRQESFFHWAFGVTEADCYGAIDVDTGKSILFVPKLPESYATWMGEIHPREYFKEKYAVDEVQYTCDIADVFSKMKLGALLTLRGQNTDSGSTCREASFEGISQFQVNNTLLHPVIVECRLTKTDMELEVLRYTNRISSEAHKEIMKHVRPGQKEYEMESLFQHYCYSHGGMRHTSYTCICGTGNNGSVLHYGHAGAPNDKTIDDGDMCLFDMGGEYYCYSSDITCSFPANGKFTPDQKAIYEAVLKSSRAVMAAIKPEVKWTEMHRLADRVHLEELVKIGILRGNVEDMLKVHMGSVFMPHGLGHLLGIDVHDVGGYPEGIERVNEPGLKSLRMGRLVQERMVLTVEPGIYFINHLLDQALANPAQSCFINNEVLTRFRSFGGVRIEDDIAVTASGMELLTCVPRTVEEIEAFMADRGKSF; this is encoded by the exons ATGACACCTCCAGTCTTGAGCAACATGGCTGCACGACAGGA ACCTGTGTATTGGCTGGGTAAAGACACCCTGAGAGTGTCAGCAGCCCTGTTTGCTGAGAACCGGCGGCGGCTGTGCCAAGGCATGAAGGCCACGGATGGGGTGGCCCCCAAGTCTGTAGTCGTGCTGCAGGGAGGGGAGCAGAAGCAGAGATACTGCACCGATACAGACATGCTCTTCAGACAG GAGTCCTTCTTCCATTGGGCTTTTGGAGTGACTGAAGCCGACTGCTACGGAGCCATCGATGTGGACACAGGAAAATCCATCCTCTTTGTCCCCAAGCTGCCTGAGAGCTATGCAACCTGGATGGGAGA GATCCATCCGCGGGAATACTTCAAGGAGAAATACGCAGTCGATGAGGTGCAATACACCTGTGAT ATTGCTGATGTCTTCTCCAAGATGAAGCTTGGAGCTCTTCTCACTTTG CGTGGACAGAACACAGATAGTGGGAGTACTTGCCGCGAAGCCTCCTTTGAAGGAATCAGCCA ATTCCAAGTGAACAACACTCTTCTGCATCCAGTCATTGTGGAATG CCGGCTGACTAAGACTGACATGGAGCTGGAGGTTCTGCGATACACTAACCGGATTTCCAGTGAAGCCCATAAAGAG ATCATGAAGCATGTGAGACCTGGACAGAAAGAATATGAAATGGAGAG CCTGTTCCAGCACTACTGCTACTCTCATGGGGGAATGCGTCACACCTCCTACACCTGTATCTGTGGAAC TGGAAACAACGGCTCAGTCCTGCACTACGGCCATGCAGGAGCTCCCAATGACAAGACCATCGATGACGGAGACATGTG TCTGTTTGACATGGGTGGAGAATACTACTGCTACTCCTCTGACATCACCTGCTCCTTCCCAGCCAATGGAAAGTTCACTCCAGACCAGAAGGCCATTTATGAGGCTGTGCTCAAGTCATCACGGGCTGTCATGGCTGCCATTAAACCAG AGGTCAAGTGGACAGAGATGCACCGTCTGGCTGACCGGGTTCACCTCGAGGAGCTGGTGAAGATTGGGATCCTGCGTGGGAATGTGGAGGACATGCTGAAGGTCCACATGGGCTCTGTCTTCATGCCCCACGGCCTGGGACACCTGCTGGGCATCGACGTGCACGACGTGGGCGGATACCCAGAG GGTATTGAGCGGGTCAACGAGCCCGGTCTGAAGAGCTTGAGGATGGGCCGTCTGGTGCAGGAACGCATGGTCCTGACTGTGGAGCCTGGTATCTACTTCATCAACCACCTGCTGGACCAGGCCTTGGCCAACCCAGCCCAGAGCTGCTTCATCAACAATGAAGTGCTGACCCGCTTCCGCAGCTTTGGAGGG gtgcgTATTGAGGACGACATTGCAGTGACTGCCAGCGGAATGGAGCTGCTCACCTGTGTCCCTCGTACAGTGGAGGAGATTGAGGCTTTCATGGCCGACCGTGGAAAATCCTTCTAA
- the LOC135557493 gene encoding thrombospondin type-1 domain-containing protein 4-like isoform X1 — translation MLSGLALLLLVCLLHMLVTAQGNPWSQSLGCDEYLGSGKVMDKCGVCGGDSTACKLVSGLFQQHSLNKVGYHKIVEIPEGATKINVTETLKSRNYLALKSRSGRSIINGNWAIDRPGEYEGVGTMFTYRRPNEVTSTAGESFLAEGPTNEILDVYVIYQQPNPGVSYEFILPSDNPPQHPDHRPGGNTLYGQSGNDHRGNPNQDGYDPAGGGNYPPQVPNNQVPAVLPPRRQREYNWKLSGATECSASCGRGSRYTIFRCVHRLSHEQVPENQCDSSTRPSSQEEPCNLQSCPAFWDIGEWSECSKTCGLGMQHRQVLCRQVYANRTLNVHTSRCRHLEQPETTSTCQLKICSEWQIQTEWSACSVPCGVGQRTRDVHCVSNVGDFVSDEECNMKLRPSDNENCDMGPCAKSWFFTEWGNKCSAECGMGIRTRGVLCLTNHISSLPLEGCGHERPTDSQVCNHGPCESRIEWFTAPWSQCSTECGSGSQQRAVVCLMKTDEGFNVMPPYECSSLDKPLNQQSCHLKSCGAKWYHTDWSACSKTCEGGFRVREVRCLSDDMLSGEGCEEELKPVEREECNPEPCVPHIDENCRDKYFNCNVVVQARLCVYDYYKTTCCASCTRVAHRQSQHRALS, via the exons agtctGGGCTGCGATGAGTACCTGGGCTCAGGCAAGGTGATGGACAAGTGTGGGGTGTGTGGCGGGGACAGCACGGCCTGTAAGCTGGTGTCAGGGCTCTTCCAGCAGCACAGCCTGAACAAGGTGGGCTACCACAAGATAGTGGAGATCCCAGAGGGAGCCACCAAGATCAATGTCACTGAGACGTTGAAGAGCAGGAATTACCTGG CTCTGAAAAGCCGCTCAGGTCGCTCCATCATCAATGGGAACTGGGCCATTGACCGGCCAGGGGAGTATGAGGGGGTGGGCACCATGTTCACCTACCGACGACCCAATGAGGTCACCAGCACCGCCGGGGAGTCCTTCCTGGCTGAGGGGCCAACCAATGAGATCCTGGATGTTTAT GTGATCTACCAGCAGCCCAACCCAGGAGTGAGCTATGAATTCATCCTTCCCTCTGACAACCCTCCACAGCACCCCGACCACAGACCTGGAG GGAACACTCTGTATGGGCAAAGTGGGAATGATCACCGGGGCAACCCCAACCAGGATGGGTACGATCCAGCAGGAGGGGGCAATTACCCTCCCCAGGTACCCAACAACCAGGTACCAGCAGTCCTGCCACCCAGACGTCAGAGAGAATACAACTGGAAACTGTCTGGGGCAACAGAATGTAGCGCCTCCTGTGGCAGAG GTAGCAGGTACACCATCTTCCGCTGTGTCCACAGACTGAGCCATGAGCAGGTACCAGAGAACCAGTGTGACAGCAGCACCAGGCCCAGTTCACAGGAAGAGCCCTGCAACCTTCAGTCCTGCCCTGCCTT CTGGGACATTGGTGAGTGGTCGGAGTGCAGTAAGACATGTGGCCTGGGTATGCAGCACCGCCAGGTCTTGTGCAGGCAGGTGTATGCCAACCGGACCCTCAACGTCCACACCAGCCGCTGCCGCCACCTGGAGCAGCCCGAGACCACAAGTACCTGCCAGCTGAAAATCTGCAGCGAGTGGCAGATACAAACTGAGTGGAGCGCA TGCTCTGTTCCCTGTGGCGTGGGCCAGAGGACCAGGGACGTGCACTGTGTCAGCAATGTGGGAGACTTTGTGTCGGACGAGGAGTGCAACATGAAGCTGCGACCCAGTGACAATGAGAACTGTGACATGGGGCCCTGTGCTAAAAGTTGGTTCTTCACCGAGTGGGGGAATAAG TGTTCTGCTGAGTGTGGGATGGGCATCCGGACCCGTGGCGTTCTGTgcctgaccaatcacatcagcaGCTTGCCTCTGGAGGGGTGTGGCCATGAGCGCCCCACTGACTCTCAGGTCTGTAATCACGGCCCCTGTGAGAGTCGCATCGAGTGGTTTACAGCCCCCTGGAGTCAG TGTTCAACGGAGTGTGGCTCGGGCAGCCAGCAGAGGGCAGTGGTGTGTCTGATGAAGACTGACGAGGGGTTCAATGTAATGCCGCCCTACGAATGTTCTTCTCTAGACAAGCCTCTTAATCAGCAGAGCTGCCACCTAAAGTCCTGCGGGGCCAAGTGGTACCACACAGACTGGAGCGCT TGTTCTAAGACGTGTGAGGGGGGCTTCCGTGTGAGGGAGGTGCGCTGTCTGTCTGATGACATGCTTTCCGGTGAGGGCTGTGAAGAGGAGCTGaaaccagtggagagagaggagtgcaacCCAGAGCCCTGCGTCCCACACATAG ACGAGAACTGTCGAGACAAGTATTTCAACTGCAATGTGGTGGTCCAGGCACGTCTCTGTGTGTACGACTACTACAAGACAACCTGCTGTGCCTCCTGCACACGAGTGGCCCACAGacagtcacaacacagggcaCTCAGCTAG